A region from the Deltaproteobacteria bacterium genome encodes:
- a CDS encoding DUF1573 domain-containing protein has translation MKRHRQRGVGVAAGLLIFFAALVAYASTGPKIAVDKRQHDFGQVWEDAQLECVFTVTNQGDEELVIRHVKTT, from the coding sequence ATGAAGCGTCATCGACAACGTGGAGTAGGTGTGGCCGCGGGTTTGCTGATCTTTTTCGCGGCATTGGTCGCCTATGCATCCACAGGACCCAAAATTGCGGTGGATAAACGTCAACACGATTTCGGTCAGGTTTGGGAAGACGCCCAGCTCGAATGCGTCTTCACGGTTACCAACCAGGGCGACGAAGAGCTGGTCATACGTCACGTGAAGACGACCTGA
- a CDS encoding PIG-L family deacetylase, with the protein MIEEERILPYRTMSLTGKRVLVVAPHPDDDIIGCGGALIRHVRAGDPVRVVFLTRGDKGDFTGRFGAEYPAVREAEARDAARLIGVHDLEFLPYRDREVRPDAPLVRDLSAALSTHQAGLVYGPSPTEAHPDHRAAAKALWTAAAHCDFPIRVAFYETSAPLKPTVLVDISDIMEMKMEALHRHRSQLMDVDWSDRVRGLNRFRTITLIGQAEYAEAFWVTEPGPSLSLEKAYEDICGWAQLKESLGKSKVGSKSGLRIPLPGGALTIGYEKRGK; encoded by the coding sequence GTGATTGAAGAAGAACGGATTCTCCCCTATCGAACCATGTCCCTCACCGGAAAGCGCGTGCTCGTCGTGGCCCCGCACCCGGACGACGACATCATCGGGTGCGGCGGAGCGCTCATCCGGCACGTCCGGGCCGGAGATCCCGTTCGTGTCGTTTTTCTCACCCGGGGAGACAAGGGAGATTTCACCGGCAGGTTCGGGGCCGAGTATCCCGCGGTTCGGGAGGCGGAAGCACGGGACGCCGCCCGGCTCATCGGAGTCCACGACCTCGAGTTTCTGCCCTATCGGGACCGGGAGGTTCGACCCGATGCGCCCCTGGTCCGGGATCTGTCCGCCGCCCTGAGCACTCACCAAGCCGGGCTGGTCTATGGTCCGTCCCCCACGGAAGCGCATCCGGACCACCGGGCCGCGGCAAAGGCCCTGTGGACGGCCGCCGCACACTGCGATTTTCCCATACGTGTCGCTTTCTACGAGACCTCGGCGCCGTTAAAGCCCACGGTCCTGGTGGATATTTCCGACATCATGGAGATGAAGATGGAGGCCCTCCACAGACACCGATCCCAGCTCATGGACGTGGATTGGAGCGACCGGGTGCGAGGGCTGAACCGGTTCCGAACCATTACCCTCATCGGACAGGCCGAATATGCCGAAGCCTTCTGGGTAACCGAACCCGGCCCGTCGTTATCCCTGGAAAAAGCGTATGAAGACATATGCGGATGGGCCCAATTGAAGGAGTCTCTCGGAAAGTCCAAAGTGGGGTCGAAAAGCGGCCTCCGCATCCCGCTTCCGGGGGGCGCGTTGACCATCGGGTATGAAAAACGGGGAAAATAG
- a CDS encoding VWA domain-containing protein: MIRFAYPSLLTLLIAVFIWVLLALRRRPAALIHSHASAMARIGGGRSGRWARAPLWMRALALVLLALAVARPQLYNISREIPSSGVDIVLCLDTSGSMRALDFEVDGKQVDRLTAVKRVVGEFIRKREYDRLGLVVFGKDAYTQSPLTLDKGLLLTLIQDMQIGMAGDRTAIGSALAVGAKRLKQLKAKAKILILLTDGRSNFGTIGPEAAAEAARALGIKIYSIGVGGFGPAPFKVDTPFGERLVHQQVDLDEGTLQQVADIGGGHYFRASDSKSLAEIYDMIDREEKTEIKMKEFFHFEELYRYFLIPALILLLGELAVSSFFVRVLP; this comes from the coding sequence ATGATTCGATTCGCCTATCCATCTCTGCTCACGCTGCTGATCGCCGTTTTCATCTGGGTGCTGTTGGCTCTTCGCAGACGGCCCGCAGCCCTCATCCATTCCCACGCGTCGGCGATGGCCCGAATCGGGGGCGGCAGAAGCGGACGTTGGGCGCGCGCTCCGCTGTGGATGCGCGCCCTGGCTCTGGTTTTGCTGGCGCTGGCCGTGGCCCGGCCACAGCTCTACAACATTTCCAGGGAGATCCCTTCTTCAGGAGTGGATATCGTGTTGTGCCTGGACACCTCCGGATCCATGCGCGCGCTGGATTTCGAGGTGGACGGGAAACAGGTGGATCGTTTGACCGCGGTAAAAAGGGTGGTTGGCGAGTTCATCCGGAAGCGGGAATACGACCGATTGGGATTGGTGGTCTTCGGAAAAGACGCCTATACCCAGTCGCCGCTCACCCTGGACAAAGGCCTGTTGCTGACCCTGATCCAAGATATGCAAATCGGCATGGCGGGCGATCGTACGGCCATTGGTTCCGCTCTGGCCGTAGGCGCTAAACGCTTGAAGCAATTGAAAGCCAAGGCCAAGATCCTCATACTGCTCACCGACGGACGCAGCAATTTTGGGACCATCGGCCCCGAAGCCGCCGCCGAAGCGGCCCGCGCTCTGGGCATCAAGATCTACTCGATCGGGGTCGGAGGCTTCGGCCCGGCGCCTTTCAAGGTGGACACGCCCTTTGGAGAACGTCTGGTCCATCAGCAAGTGGATCTGGATGAAGGAACGCTGCAGCAGGTGGCCGACATCGGAGGCGGGCATTATTTTCGAGCGTCGGACAGCAAGAGCCTCGCCGAGATCTACGACATGATCGATCGAGAGGAAAAGACCGAAATCAAGATGAAAGAATTTTTCCACTTCGAAGAACTGTACCGGTATTTCCTGATTCCGGCTCTGATTCTGCTGCTGGGGGAACTCGCCGTCAGCAGTTTCTTCGTCCGGGTGCTACCTTAG
- a CDS encoding DUF58 domain-containing protein, with amino-acid sequence MLPKELIKKIQRFHFRTRFLANETFAGRYVSAFKGKGMEFTEVREYLPGDDVRNIDWNVSARFGHPFVKLFHEEREMTLILMLDLSGSELFGTRKRFKREVLAEVAGLLAFLAIRTNDKVGAILFTSEIEAYLPPKKGAGHVWRLIKEIFTRETAHTGTDIAAALEFLMTVVRRRAIVFLISDCLDENFQKPLLIAAKKHTITIMKISDPSESVLPDAGLVFLEDPETGERVLVNTSSRAFCAKIAAWRGEMDRTLEQHAARAGADVVHFSTDGSVVDPLARFFQQRAGRR; translated from the coding sequence ATGCTCCCAAAAGAACTCATCAAGAAAATTCAGCGTTTTCATTTCCGAACGCGTTTTCTCGCCAACGAGACCTTCGCCGGTCGCTATGTCAGCGCTTTCAAAGGCAAGGGCATGGAATTCACGGAGGTGCGCGAGTATCTCCCGGGAGACGACGTCCGGAACATCGACTGGAACGTATCCGCTAGGTTCGGGCATCCGTTCGTGAAGCTGTTTCACGAAGAGCGCGAGATGACGTTGATCTTGATGCTGGATCTGTCGGGCTCCGAGCTGTTCGGGACCCGAAAACGGTTCAAGCGCGAGGTATTGGCGGAAGTGGCCGGGTTGCTGGCGTTTTTGGCCATCCGGACCAACGACAAAGTAGGGGCCATTCTCTTCACCTCCGAAATCGAAGCCTACCTCCCTCCCAAAAAGGGAGCCGGCCACGTCTGGCGATTGATCAAAGAGATTTTCACCCGGGAGACCGCGCACACCGGCACCGATATTGCCGCGGCGTTGGAGTTTCTCATGACCGTGGTCCGCCGCCGCGCCATCGTCTTCCTGATCTCGGATTGCCTGGACGAGAACTTCCAAAAGCCCCTGCTTATAGCCGCCAAGAAACATACTATTACGATTATGAAGATCTCGGACCCCTCTGAAAGCGTACTTCCGGATGCGGGATTGGTCTTTCTCGAGGATCCTGAAACGGGCGAGCGGGTGTTGGTAAACACTTCTAGCAGGGCGTTTTGCGCCAAAATCGCGGCCTGGCGCGGAGAAATGGACCGAACACTCGAGCAGCATGCGGCCCGGGCCGGAGCAGACGTGGTGCATTTCTCCACGGACGGATCCGTTGTGGATCCACTGGCGCGTTTTTTCCAGCAGAGGGCCGGCCGAAGATGA
- a CDS encoding MoxR family ATPase, with protein MEIREVTEQVELHSVVVRSILRELAKVIVGQTDLLEKMVVGLLCDGHILVEGLPGLAKTTAVRALAATLNTGFQRLQFTPDLLPADIIGTQIYRPDKGTFELKKGPIFSNIILADEINRAPAKVQSALLEAMQERQITIGDETLKLPNPFLVLATQNPIEQEGTYPLPEAQIDRFMFKLLVTYPSDVEEREIMRRVYDGVTERLCAVTECSTVEAAKRVVGQIHMEEKLVDYIVRIVQSTRRPADFGLDLSSMITIGASPRASIWLGQAAKAYAFLSGRAYVKPQDIKQMAPDILRHRLLLSYEAEAEGVTPDQLIRSILERIEVP; from the coding sequence ATGGAGATTCGAGAAGTTACGGAACAGGTTGAACTACATAGCGTAGTCGTTAGATCGATTCTTCGTGAACTGGCCAAGGTGATCGTCGGTCAGACGGACCTTCTCGAAAAGATGGTGGTGGGATTGCTCTGTGACGGGCACATTCTCGTCGAGGGGCTTCCCGGCCTGGCCAAAACCACCGCGGTTCGGGCCCTCGCCGCCACGCTGAACACCGGGTTTCAACGACTTCAGTTTACCCCGGACCTGCTCCCCGCGGATATCATCGGGACCCAGATCTATCGCCCGGACAAGGGCACTTTCGAATTGAAGAAGGGACCCATTTTTAGCAACATCATTCTCGCCGATGAAATCAACCGCGCTCCTGCCAAGGTCCAGAGCGCCCTTCTCGAGGCCATGCAGGAACGGCAGATCACCATTGGCGACGAGACCCTCAAACTGCCGAATCCTTTTCTGGTGCTGGCCACGCAGAACCCTATCGAACAGGAAGGAACATACCCGTTGCCGGAGGCGCAAATAGACCGCTTCATGTTCAAACTGCTGGTCACCTACCCTTCGGACGTGGAAGAGCGGGAGATTATGCGCCGTGTTTACGACGGCGTTACGGAACGATTGTGCGCCGTTACGGAATGCTCGACCGTCGAGGCGGCCAAGCGGGTGGTCGGCCAAATTCACATGGAAGAGAAGCTGGTGGACTATATCGTGCGCATCGTGCAATCCACCCGGCGGCCGGCCGATTTTGGCTTGGATCTTTCGTCCATGATTACCATCGGCGCTTCCCCCCGTGCCTCGATCTGGCTGGGCCAGGCTGCGAAAGCATATGCCTTTCTGAGTGGGCGGGCTTATGTCAAGCCCCAGGACATAAAACAGATGGCTCCGGACATACTCAGGCATCGGCTGCTCCTCAGCTATGAAGCGGAAGCGGAAGGCGTCACCCCGGACCAGTTGATACGCTCCATTTTGGAGCGCATCGAAGTCCCCTGA
- a CDS encoding glycosyltransferase family 2 protein, with amino-acid sequence MSEPVVVPRVEAQVHLVAAMNDVSVSVVIPNWNGQRFLGECLESVFDQDFDAFEVILVENGSTDGSAEWVSDRFPDVRIIRNRSNLGFARAVNQGFEAARGFYCVALNNDTRVAPGWLRNLIAPLDRDARIGAVCSRVVFYHDPGLIYNAGIRLTALGEPRNLGFGEPVGRYDVSRRVDGACACSAAYRKEALERVGFFDERFFCYHEDVDLSWRLRKDDWQIVYAPDSVVYHHGSGATRPLSHFARRHSAKNLLLMNLKNGSPLQMLVHAATCAFRYGGALRDPSCIRQTLRLAPVVLMERLMRRRS; translated from the coding sequence GTGTCCGAACCTGTTGTGGTCCCTCGAGTAGAAGCTCAGGTCCATCTTGTCGCCGCCATGAACGATGTCAGTGTTTCCGTAGTCATTCCCAATTGGAACGGCCAGCGCTTTCTGGGCGAATGCCTTGAATCCGTATTCGATCAGGACTTCGACGCATTTGAAGTCATCCTCGTTGAAAACGGCTCCACCGATGGCAGCGCCGAATGGGTATCGGATCGATTTCCCGACGTACGGATCATTCGAAACCGGAGTAATCTGGGTTTCGCGAGGGCCGTGAACCAGGGATTCGAAGCGGCCCGAGGTTTCTACTGCGTGGCGCTGAACAACGACACCCGGGTGGCCCCCGGTTGGCTTCGAAACCTGATAGCGCCCCTCGATCGGGATGCTCGCATAGGGGCCGTGTGCTCGAGGGTGGTTTTCTATCACGACCCGGGTCTCATCTACAATGCAGGAATACGACTCACGGCCCTCGGGGAACCGAGAAACCTGGGCTTCGGCGAGCCCGTCGGCCGATATGACGTATCGCGTCGGGTGGATGGAGCCTGCGCGTGCAGCGCCGCTTACCGTAAAGAGGCCCTCGAACGGGTGGGCTTTTTCGACGAGCGGTTCTTCTGCTATCACGAGGATGTGGACCTTTCCTGGCGGCTCCGAAAGGACGACTGGCAAATTGTTTACGCCCCGGACTCCGTCGTGTACCATCATGGGAGCGGTGCTACGAGGCCTCTGAGTCACTTTGCTCGAAGGCACAGCGCCAAGAACCTGCTTCTTATGAATTTGAAGAACGGCTCGCCGCTTCAAATGCTGGTGCATGCAGCGACCTGCGCCTTCCGATACGGCGGAGCTTTGAGGGATCCGAGCTGTATCCGGCAAACCCTGAGGCTGGCGCCCGTGGTGCTGATGGAACGACTCATGCGGCGCAGATCATGA
- a CDS encoding GNAT family N-acetyltransferase — MAENVKPKSPDTDLEIRPYRPGDENDAVELFRIVFEKEKPLDHWNWEYRSRPMDTFIMLGYYKNALAAQCAGVPLPARCGDRVIRLLQGVDFMSHPGFRSHRVFMKTAAAFFGTFGGTGEHQAPLIYGFPGTRHRILGEKKLQYTTLSAVHCLRKTLGPGDAKAGWTDRARGRVEVVSGFDERADALWNRNQKAYPMAVIRNREFLNWRFSTHPTIHYHVLQVVDRLTGRVGAWAVLRQAPDRGQIVDFFPSLDAPWMNRLLLRAAERNLLERSFGEAETWCHPNSPANRVLLREGWHIVPQPDELHIGAISFSDEIQMDWVREHFYYTLGDADIA, encoded by the coding sequence ATGGCGGAAAATGTAAAACCCAAATCTCCCGACACGGATCTGGAGATCAGGCCCTATCGGCCGGGTGACGAAAACGACGCCGTCGAGCTGTTCCGCATCGTTTTCGAAAAAGAAAAACCCCTCGATCACTGGAACTGGGAATACCGCTCGCGTCCCATGGATACCTTTATCATGTTGGGCTATTATAAGAACGCCCTCGCCGCCCAGTGCGCTGGCGTGCCCTTGCCGGCCCGATGCGGCGATCGTGTGATCCGCCTGCTTCAGGGGGTCGATTTCATGAGTCATCCCGGTTTCCGCTCCCACCGGGTATTCATGAAGACAGCGGCCGCTTTTTTCGGCACGTTCGGAGGGACCGGCGAGCATCAGGCTCCACTCATCTACGGCTTCCCGGGGACGAGACACCGCATTCTCGGCGAAAAGAAACTCCAGTACACCACGCTTTCCGCTGTTCATTGCCTCCGGAAAACGTTGGGTCCGGGTGACGCCAAGGCCGGTTGGACGGACCGGGCCCGCGGCCGGGTCGAGGTTGTCTCCGGCTTCGACGAAAGGGCGGACGCGCTCTGGAACCGGAACCAAAAGGCCTATCCCATGGCCGTCATCCGGAACCGGGAATTCCTCAACTGGCGATTCTCGACCCATCCCACCATTCACTACCATGTGCTTCAGGTCGTGGACCGGCTGACCGGGCGGGTGGGCGCATGGGCCGTGCTGAGGCAAGCGCCGGACCGGGGTCAGATCGTGGATTTTTTTCCTTCGTTGGACGCGCCATGGATGAATCGATTGCTTCTGAGAGCCGCGGAGCGGAACCTCCTGGAGCGGTCTTTCGGCGAGGCCGAAACGTGGTGCCACCCCAATAGTCCCGCGAACCGGGTACTCTTGCGGGAAGGGTGGCATATTGTACCCCAACCGGATGAGCTGCACATCGGCGCCATCTCCTTCTCCGACGAGATCCAAATGGACTGGGTCCGCGAGCATTTCTACTATACTTTGGGAGACGCGGATATCGCTTGA